In Arachis hypogaea cultivar Tifrunner chromosome 2, arahy.Tifrunner.gnm2.J5K5, whole genome shotgun sequence, a genomic segment contains:
- the LOC112747797 gene encoding uncharacterized protein: MAQQEEGWPLGLRLLNARIGMVRNGDISGSVSFTTMLTSSTTPSIDSSSDLDTQESTGTFFRDRSITLGSLIGISSFLTLSRRSATTTMEEPSSSNNKKKNHHKLMKPYWLFSLCSKLNTDAVILHSDADAPSLGQYLEAERRAAAAAATSNNQRRNQCQEMYVPNDFDTIQDSNSLFHGEQVAVLSPDSMDEEEEANREWEQSNNRFGATIIFPCLCG; the protein is encoded by the exons ATGGCTCAACAG GAAGAAGGGTGGCCATTGGGGCTGAGGTTATTGAATGCAAGAATCGGAATGGTGAGAAATGGTGATATCTCAGGATCAGTCTCATTCACCACTATGCTCACTAGTTCCACCACCCCTTCAATTGATTCTTCCTCAGATCTTGATACTCAGGAG TCCACAGGAACATTCTTCCGTGACAGGAGCATCACACTAGGGAGCCTCATTGGTATCTCTAGCTTCTTAACACTCTCCAGGAgatcagcaacaacaacaatggaggagcCTTCatcatcaaataataaaaaaaagaatcatCACAAGCTGATGAAACCATACTGGTTATTCTCACTTTGTTCAAAGCTAAATACTGATGCAGTGATTCTGCATAGTGATGCTGATGCTCCTTCTCTCGGTCAGTACCTCGAGGCAGAGAGAAGAGCCGCAGCCGCCGCCGCCACAAGTAATAATCAAAGAAGGAACCAATGTCAAGAAATGTATGTACCTAATGATTTTGACACAATTCAAGATTCAAATTCACTATTTCATGGAGAACAAGTTGCTGTTCTGTCACCTGATTCAATGGATGAAGAAGAGGAGGCAAATAGAGAATGGGAACAAAGCAACAATAGATTTGGAGCAACAATAATTTTCCCTTGTTTATGTGGATAA
- the LOC112747788 gene encoding putative E3 ubiquitin-protein ligase XBAT31 codes for MGQSHSCTNHHHNSHEKASVAALFGAVADGELEIVEAMLKEHPSLLEHSNGRARLSLLHVAAANGRIQVLSMLLERDVKADILNRYKQTPLMLAAMNGRTGCLEKLIQAGANILMFDSSRRRTCLHYAAYYGHADCLKAILSAAHSTPVADSWGFARFVNIRDGNGATPLHLAARQRRPECLHTLLDNGALVCASTGGYGYPGSMPLHMAARGGSVDCVRMLLARGADRLQLDSSGRIPFTVALKHKHKACAALLDPSSAAPLVWPSPLKFISELNQEAKALLEKALLEANKEREKTLLKEADRPPSILHLESKDDDDIASDSEESNMELCCICFDQACTIEVRPCGHQMCAHCTLALCCHKKPDPATTCATGPACPFCRGAILQLIVAKIKTSSETEAESNPTKPRRSRKSNFSEGSSSFKSLSAMGSFGKIAGRNSGKIEAEKQ; via the exons ATGGGTCAAAGCCATAGCTGCACCAATCATCACCACAACAGCCATGAGAAGGCTAGTGTTGCTGCACTGTTTGGCGCAGTTGCCGATGGTGAGTTGGAGATTGTTGAAGCTATGTTGAAGGAACACCCTTCTCTCTTAGAACACTCCAATGGCCGTGCAAGGTTGTCACTTCTTCATGTAGCTGCTGCCAATGGGAGAATCCag gtTCTTTCTATGTTGCTGGAGCGAGATGTTAAAGCAGACATCTTGAACCGCTATAAACAG ACTCCATTAATGTTGGCTGCGATGAATGGAAGGACTGGTTGTTTAGAAAAGCTTATTCAAGCTGGAGCTAAT ATATTGATGTTTGACTCTTCGCGACGACGAACATGCTTGCACTATGCTGCTTATTACGGTCATGCCGACTGCCTTAAGGCTATTCTTTCTGCTGCTCATTCCACACCTGTTGCTGATTCATG GGGTTTCGCCAGATTCGTGAATATAAGAGATGGAAATGGTGCCACCCCACTGCACCTTGCTGCTCGTCAAAGGCGGCCTGAGTGTCTTCACACCCTTTTGGATAATGGGGCTCTTGTTTGTGCTTCAACTGGTGGATATGG TTACCCTGGGAGTATGCCGCTTCATATGGCTGCCCGTGGTGGCTCCGTGGACTGTGTCCGGATGTTGCTTGCTCGGGGAGCAGATAGGCTGCAATTAGATTCTTCTGG GAGAATACCATTCACAGTTGCTCTTAAGCACAAGCACAAGGCATGTGCTGCCCTTCTTGATCCTTCATCAGCAGCGCCACTTGTTTGGCCGTCCCCGTTAAAGTTCATCAGCGAGCTCAATCAGGAAGCAAAGGCTTTACTGGAGAAGGCCTTGCTAGAAGCTAACAAGGAGAGAGAAAAGACTCTGTTAAAGGAGGCGGATAGACCGCCATCAATATTGCATTTGGAAAGcaaagatgatgatgatattgcTTCCGACTCTGAG GAAAGCAATATGGAATTATGCTGTATATGTTTTGACCAAGCATGTACAATTGAGGTCAGACCTTGTGGCCATCAAATGTGTGCTCATTGCACCCTTGCACTTTGCTGCCACAAGAAGCCCGATCCAGCCACGACTTGCGCCACCGGTCCTGCTTGTCCATTTTGCCGAGGCGCCATTCTTCAATTAATTGTTGCCAAAATCAAGACTAGCAGTGAAACAGAAGCTGAGTCCAACCCTACAAAGCCAAGAAGGTCTAGAAAATCAAACTTCAGTGAAGGGAGCAGCAGCTTCAAGAGTTTGTCAGCCATGGGCTCCTTTGGAAAGATCGCTGGGCGCAATTCTGGAAAGATTGAGGCCGAAAAACAATGA